The genomic segment CGGGGCCGGGACCTTCGACCGCCCCTGGCTGGGCGGGACCGGCGACCCGATGGCCGCCGCCCGCCAGAAGATGGACGCCGCCTTCGAGTTCTTCGCCAAGCTCGGCATCCCCTTCTTCTGCTTCCACGACGTCGACATCGCCCCTGAAGGGGCCAGCTTCGCCGAGTCGGCCCACAACCTGGAGGTCATGGTCGACCGGGCGGAGAAGAAGATGGCCGAGACCGGGGTCGGCCTTCTCTGGGGCACCGCCAACCTGTTCTCCCATCCCCGGTATCTGGCCGGCGCCGCCACCAACCCGGATCCGGCCGTCTTCGCCTACGCCGCGGCCCAGGTCAAACACGCTCTCGAAGCTACCGCCCGGCTGGGCGGCGCCAACTATGTGCTCTGGGGCGGCCGCGAGGGGTACGAGACCCTGCTCAACACCGACCTGAAGCGAGAGGGCGACCAGCTCGCCCGGTTCCTGACCTTGGTGGCCGAGCACAAGCGCAAGATCGGCTTCCAGGGGACGCTGCTCATCGAGCCCAAGCCGGCTGAGCCAACCAAGCACCAGTACGACTACGACACCCAGACGGTGCACGGCTTCCTCGAGCGGTTCGGCCTGGCCGACGAGTACCGGGTCAACATCGAGGCCAACCACGCCACCCTGGCCGGGCACAGCTTCCACCACGAGGTCTCCTACGCGGTCGCGCACGGCATCTTCGGCTCGGTCGACGCCAACCGCGGCGACCCCCAGAACGGCTGGGACACCGACCAGTTCCCCAACTCGGTGGACGAGTTGACCCTGGCCCTCCACGAGATCCTCAAGGGCGGCGGCTTCACCACCGGCGGCTTCAACTTCGACACCAAGCTCCGCCGCCAGTCGATCGACCGGACCGACCTGTTCCACGGCCACATCGGCGGCATGGACACCCTGGCCAGGGCGCTGCTGGCCGCGGCCGAGCTGGTCGAGCGGGAGACCCTGTCGGGGCCGCTGGCCGAGCGCTACGCCGGATGGTCGGCTCGGCTTGGGACCGGCATCCTCGGTGGCGACGAGAGCCTGGCCTCCCTCGAGGCCCGGGTGCGGTCGGGCGAGGTCGACCCGTCGCCGGTGTCCGGCCGCCAGGAGCTGCTCGAGAACCGGGTCAACCGGGTGATCTGGACCTCCGGAAGCTGACGTCGACCGGTCATGGGCTTCGTTCTCGGGATCGACGTCTCGACCACCGCCACCAAGGCCATCATCGTGCGGCCGGACGGCTCGGTCCAGGGTGTCGCCTCGGCATCCTATGGGTACGACACCCCGCGCCCGCTCTGGAGCGAACAGGACCCGCGGCTGTGGTGGGACGGCGCCGTCGCCGCCGTCCGGGAGGTGCTTGCCGACGGCGGGGTGGAAGGCTCGGAGATCGAGGCGGTCGGGCTGACCGGGCAGATGCATGGCTCGGTCCTGCTCGACCAGGAGGGCGCGGTCGTCCGCCCGGCCATCCTCTGGAACGACCAGCGGACCGGTGCCGAGTGCGACGAGCTGCGGCGCCGGGTCGGGCGCGAGCGGCTCATCGAGGTCACCGGCAACGACGCGCTGACCGGGTTCACGGCGCCCAAGCTGCTCTGGGTCCGACGCCACGAGCCCGGCAACTGGGCCCGGGTCCGCCACGTCCTGCTCCCCAAGGACTACCTGCGTCGCCGTCTCACCGGCGGCTACGCCGTCGACGTCGCCGACGGGTCGGGGACCATCCTGTTCGACCTGGCCGCCAGGACCTGGTCGCCGGAGGTCCTGGCCGCGCTTGACCTCGACCCGGCGCTGCTGCCCGGCACCTCCGAGGGGCCGGAGCTGACCGGCACGGTCACCCGCGAGGCGGCCGATGCGACCGGCCTGGCGCCGGGCACGCCGGTGGTGGCCGGCGGCGGCGACCAGTCGGCCAACGCGGTCGGGGTCGGGGCCGTGACCCCGGGGGTGGTCGCCCTCTCGCTGGGGACCTCTGGGGTGGTGTTCGCCACCACCGACAAGCCGTCCATAGAGGCCCAGGGCCGCGTCCACGCCTTCTGCCACGCCGTTCCCGGCCGCTGGCACATGATGGGGGTGATGCTGTCGGCGGCCGGCAGCCTGCGCTGGCTCCGGGACGCGCTCGCCCCCGGGGCGAGCTTCGACGACCTGGTGGCGGCGGCCGCCGACGTCCCGGCCGGCAGCGACGGGCTCCTGTTCCTCCCCTATCTCACCGGGGAGCGGACCCCCCATCCCGATCCCCTGGCTCGGGGGGCGTTCGTCGGGCTGACCGTCCGGCACGACCTGCGGCACCTGACCCGGGCGGTGCTGGAAGGTGTCGCCTACGGGCTCCGGGACGGTCTCGACCTCATGGTCGGGGCCGGGCTGGCGCCGCCCGGGCAGCTCAGGGCCGCAGGCGGCGGCACCCGGAGCCGGCTGTGGCGCCAGATTCTGGCCGACGTGCTCGGCACGCAGGTGGCCACCGTCGGCGCCGAGGAGGGGGCGGCCTACGGCGCCGCCCTGCTGGCCGCCGTCGGCTCGGGCTGGTTCACGGATGTCGAGGAGGCGTGCCGCTCGGTGGTCGAGGTGCGACCCGCCGCCGGCCCCTCGGGCTCGCAGGACGTCTACCGCGAGGGCCACGCGCGGTTCCGCGGCCTGTACCCCGCCCTCGCCCCCACCTTCCACGCCACCCCGGCCTAGTGCCCGCCTGGCCTGGCGGCCCGTACCGGTTGCCTGGCACCGGGCGGCCCGCCACACTCTGGGGCATGGCGACCACCCTGGTGTTCCTGGTCAGGCACGCAAAAGCGGCCGACCGGTT from the Actinomycetota bacterium genome contains:
- the xylA gene encoding xylose isomerase codes for the protein GAGTFDRPWLGGTGDPMAAARQKMDAAFEFFAKLGIPFFCFHDVDIAPEGASFAESAHNLEVMVDRAEKKMAETGVGLLWGTANLFSHPRYLAGAATNPDPAVFAYAAAQVKHALEATARLGGANYVLWGGREGYETLLNTDLKREGDQLARFLTLVAEHKRKIGFQGTLLIEPKPAEPTKHQYDYDTQTVHGFLERFGLADEYRVNIEANHATLAGHSFHHEVSYAVAHGIFGSVDANRGDPQNGWDTDQFPNSVDELTLALHEILKGGGFTTGGFNFDTKLRRQSIDRTDLFHGHIGGMDTLARALLAAAELVERETLSGPLAERYAGWSARLGTGILGGDESLASLEARVRSGEVDPSPVSGRQELLENRVNRVIWTSGS
- the xylB gene encoding xylulokinase, with protein sequence MGFVLGIDVSTTATKAIIVRPDGSVQGVASASYGYDTPRPLWSEQDPRLWWDGAVAAVREVLADGGVEGSEIEAVGLTGQMHGSVLLDQEGAVVRPAILWNDQRTGAECDELRRRVGRERLIEVTGNDALTGFTAPKLLWVRRHEPGNWARVRHVLLPKDYLRRRLTGGYAVDVADGSGTILFDLAARTWSPEVLAALDLDPALLPGTSEGPELTGTVTREAADATGLAPGTPVVAGGGDQSANAVGVGAVTPGVVALSLGTSGVVFATTDKPSIEAQGRVHAFCHAVPGRWHMMGVMLSAAGSLRWLRDALAPGASFDDLVAAAADVPAGSDGLLFLPYLTGERTPHPDPLARGAFVGLTVRHDLRHLTRAVLEGVAYGLRDGLDLMVGAGLAPPGQLRAAGGGTRSRLWRQILADVLGTQVATVGAEEGAAYGAALLAAVGSGWFTDVEEACRSVVEVRPAAGPSGSQDVYREGHARFRGLYPALAPTFHATPA